A genomic window from Micromonospora ferruginea includes:
- a CDS encoding AAA family ATPase produces MMRRPTLFLTVGLPCTGKTTAARRIEVEQQALRLTKDEWVKALYGPENPPSAQDVIEGRLIQVGLRALELGTNVVIDFGLWSRDERSALRQAATDVGAAVELRYFAVTAAEQRRRVDRRQAEAPHTTWPMSDEELAGWAAVIEIPTAGELDGSEPVGDPPAGFATWRQWRAHRWPPSIS; encoded by the coding sequence ATGATGAGGCGACCCACACTGTTCCTGACCGTGGGACTTCCGTGCACGGGGAAGACCACCGCCGCTCGCCGCATCGAGGTCGAGCAGCAGGCGCTTCGCCTCACCAAGGACGAGTGGGTGAAGGCGCTCTACGGGCCGGAGAACCCGCCCTCCGCGCAGGACGTGATCGAGGGACGGCTCATCCAGGTCGGGCTGCGCGCCCTCGAACTCGGCACCAACGTCGTGATCGACTTCGGCCTGTGGAGCCGGGACGAGCGGTCCGCCCTCCGGCAGGCCGCGACCGACGTCGGCGCGGCGGTGGAGCTGCGCTACTTCGCCGTCACCGCCGCCGAGCAGCGCAGGCGGGTCGACCGGCGGCAGGCCGAGGCGCCGCACACGACCTGGCCGATGTCCGACGAGGAACTCGCCGGGTGGGCGGCCGTCATCGAGATCCCGACGGCCGGTGAACTCGACGGCAGTGAACCCGTCGGCGACCCGCCGGCCGGATTCGCGACGTGGCGGCAGTGGCGCGCCCACCGCTGGCCCCCGTCGATCTCCTGA
- a CDS encoding winged helix DNA-binding domain-containing protein — translation MIDRRQVMSFRVRAQQLDRAEGTLADTALLDLGAQDTGPDGARWALALRGVDASASAGDDLVLLWTVRGAPHLYRRADVGRVAAAVAPFSDADAAKRIYDAAKPLKAAGIGIVAALDEVAAGMRTIVTEPTVKGDVSGRLADLLPEPYLRFCRPCGVIHLYEMPFRLAAVRAGLELTPGTSPPVLRRIPAFRPAATPGDRLDLVRAYLRLLGPATPKHVADYLDAPVKDVKARWPQDAVEVTVDGETRWLLAADEAALSSAGSTPTRLLGPFDLFLQAKDRATLAPDPARAKELWPVLGRPGAVLADGDLVGAWRPRKSGAKLTVAVQPWGKLTAAQRRDVGEQAERLAAHRSATLAGVEFAD, via the coding sequence GTGATCGACCGACGGCAGGTGATGAGCTTCCGCGTCCGGGCCCAGCAGCTCGACCGCGCCGAGGGCACACTCGCCGACACCGCCCTGCTCGACCTCGGCGCGCAGGACACCGGCCCCGACGGCGCCCGTTGGGCACTGGCCCTGCGGGGCGTCGACGCGTCGGCGTCCGCCGGCGACGACCTGGTCCTGCTCTGGACCGTGCGCGGCGCTCCCCACCTCTACCGTCGCGCCGACGTCGGCCGGGTGGCGGCCGCCGTCGCGCCGTTCTCCGACGCCGACGCGGCCAAGCGCATCTACGACGCGGCCAAGCCGCTGAAGGCGGCCGGCATCGGCATCGTCGCCGCCCTCGACGAGGTGGCTGCGGGGATGCGCACGATCGTCACCGAGCCGACGGTCAAGGGCGACGTCTCCGGCCGCCTCGCCGACCTGCTGCCCGAGCCCTACCTGCGCTTCTGCCGGCCCTGCGGCGTCATCCACCTCTACGAGATGCCGTTCCGGCTGGCCGCCGTGCGGGCCGGCTTGGAGCTGACGCCCGGCACCTCGCCGCCGGTGCTGCGCCGCATCCCGGCCTTCCGCCCGGCGGCGACCCCCGGAGACCGGCTCGACCTCGTCCGCGCCTACCTGCGGCTGCTCGGCCCGGCCACGCCGAAGCACGTGGCCGACTACCTCGACGCCCCGGTCAAGGACGTCAAGGCGCGCTGGCCGCAGGACGCGGTGGAGGTGACCGTGGACGGCGAGACCCGCTGGCTGCTGGCCGCCGACGAGGCGGCGCTGTCGTCGGCCGGGAGCACCCCGACCCGCCTGCTCGGCCCGTTCGACCTCTTCCTCCAGGCGAAGGACCGGGCGACCCTGGCGCCCGACCCGGCCCGGGCCAAGGAGCTGTGGCCGGTGCTGGGTCGACCGGGCGCGGTGCTGGCCGACGGTGACCTGGTCGGCGCCTGGCGGCCCCGCAAGTCCGGCGCGAAGCTGACCGTCGCCGTGCAGCCGTGGGGAAAGCTGACCGCCGCCCAGCGTCGCGACGTGGGCGAGCAGGCCGAACGCCTCGCCGCGCACCGCTCGGCCACCCTCGCCGGGGTCGAGTTCGCTGACTGA
- a CDS encoding aminoglycoside phosphotransferase family protein, with product MTPEISAGLVRDLLRDQHPDLADRPIRLAARGWDNQMWRLGDDLAVRLPWATETAGLLLRKEHRWVPTLAPRLPLPVPVPRRLGEPSPRFPHPWLVTTWIPGTPADRAPVTRAVDAARSLATFLSALHRPAPDDAPTNPSRGGPLAEQAEGVAAALREATGRGLVDDPDAVRAVWADAVAAPPWTGPPLWLHADLHPANVLVADGTLRGVIDFGDLCAGDPAYDLAAGWLLLPDGAVDDVLAAYRPGADAATRRRARGWAAARALGGVLIGDNGVHGRPGGKPTWGPPAHAALRRLVATVR from the coding sequence ATGACACCCGAGATCAGCGCCGGGCTGGTCCGCGATCTGCTCCGCGACCAGCATCCCGACCTCGCCGACCGCCCGATCCGGCTGGCCGCGCGCGGGTGGGACAACCAGATGTGGCGGCTCGGCGACGACCTGGCGGTGCGGCTGCCCTGGGCGACCGAGACGGCGGGACTGCTGCTGCGCAAGGAGCACCGCTGGGTGCCCACGCTCGCACCGCGCCTCCCGCTGCCGGTTCCCGTCCCGCGTCGGCTCGGCGAGCCCTCCCCGCGGTTCCCGCACCCGTGGCTCGTCACGACCTGGATCCCGGGCACGCCCGCCGACCGCGCTCCGGTCACCCGCGCCGTCGACGCGGCGAGGTCGCTGGCCACCTTCCTGTCGGCCCTGCACCGACCGGCCCCCGACGACGCGCCGACCAACCCGAGTCGTGGCGGGCCGCTGGCCGAGCAGGCGGAGGGCGTCGCCGCGGCGCTCCGCGAGGCCACCGGGCGAGGGCTGGTCGACGACCCGGACGCGGTACGTGCCGTCTGGGCCGACGCGGTCGCCGCGCCGCCGTGGACCGGCCCGCCACTGTGGTTGCACGCCGACCTGCATCCGGCCAACGTCCTGGTCGCCGACGGCACACTTCGCGGTGTGATCGACTTCGGGGATCTCTGCGCGGGTGACCCGGCGTACGACCTGGCCGCCGGCTGGCTCCTGCTGCCGGACGGGGCAGTGGACGACGTCCTCGCGGCCTATCGGCCGGGTGCGGACGCCGCCACCCGGCGACGCGCCCGCGGCTGGGCGGCGGCCCGCGCGCTCGGCGGCGTCCTCATCGGCGACAACGGCGTCCACGGTCGTCCCGGCGGCAAGCCCACCTGGGGTCCACCCGCCCACGCGGCGCTGCGGCGCCTGGTCGCCACGGTCCGCTGA
- a CDS encoding MFS transporter: MREKLGADFGRLWSAYAISTYGTWLAFGAFPLIAVRVLDSSAFAVSLLEAAGLAVAALVAIPLGPWVEHRPKRPVMIATDLVRFVALASVPVAYALGLLSYGQLLLVAVVSGSAGIAFGAASGAYLKHLVPGDRLLVANGRFEGTAWVATAVGPPLGGALVGLLGPVVTVTADALSYLLSALAVRRIRGGDVATPRAGGVRGADLLAGWRFVRHEPVLRRLFLNSVLVGALITATVPLLAVLLLGEYGFPAWQYGLAFGLPALGGFVGARLSPRLVRRFGRHRVMTASGWLRSVFPLGLAFLRPGVGGLVTVIVVEALLIVCMGVFNPLLATERLRRAPPDRTARVLAAWSVGSRLTQATLTVGWGVLAALVGPLAAITVSGVLLLATPLLLPRTARPVPVSSGGPGRPAVRWPGRAAGHARASGHPDGGPR, encoded by the coding sequence GTGCGGGAGAAACTGGGGGCCGACTTCGGTCGGCTGTGGTCGGCCTACGCGATTAGCACCTACGGCACGTGGCTCGCCTTCGGCGCGTTCCCGCTGATCGCGGTGCGGGTGCTGGACTCGTCGGCGTTCGCGGTGTCGCTGCTGGAGGCGGCCGGGTTGGCGGTGGCGGCGCTCGTCGCGATCCCGCTCGGCCCCTGGGTGGAGCACCGGCCGAAGCGCCCGGTGATGATCGCCACGGATCTGGTCCGCTTCGTCGCGCTGGCGAGCGTGCCGGTCGCGTACGCCCTGGGCCTGCTCTCCTACGGTCAGCTCCTGCTGGTCGCGGTGGTGTCCGGGAGCGCCGGCATCGCGTTCGGCGCGGCGTCCGGCGCGTACCTGAAGCATCTGGTCCCCGGCGACCGGCTGCTGGTGGCGAACGGGCGGTTCGAGGGCACCGCCTGGGTGGCGACGGCGGTCGGCCCGCCGCTCGGCGGCGCGCTGGTCGGGCTGCTCGGCCCGGTCGTCACCGTCACCGCCGACGCGCTGAGCTACCTGCTCTCCGCGCTGGCGGTGCGCCGCATCCGCGGCGGCGACGTGGCGACGCCCCGGGCCGGCGGGGTACGCGGCGCCGACCTGCTCGCCGGCTGGCGGTTCGTCCGCCACGAGCCGGTGCTGCGGCGCCTGTTCCTCAACTCGGTGCTGGTCGGTGCGCTGATCACGGCCACCGTGCCGCTGCTGGCCGTGCTGCTGCTCGGCGAGTACGGCTTCCCGGCCTGGCAGTACGGGCTGGCGTTCGGCCTGCCGGCGTTGGGCGGGTTCGTCGGGGCCCGCCTCTCCCCGCGCCTGGTGCGACGGTTCGGCCGGCACCGGGTCATGACCGCGTCCGGCTGGCTGCGTTCGGTGTTCCCGCTCGGGCTGGCGTTCCTGCGGCCCGGCGTCGGCGGGCTGGTCACCGTGATCGTGGTGGAGGCCCTGCTGATCGTGTGCATGGGCGTGTTCAACCCGCTCCTGGCCACCGAACGGCTGCGCCGCGCTCCCCCGGACCGGACGGCCCGGGTGCTGGCCGCGTGGAGCGTCGGCAGCCGGCTCACCCAGGCCACGCTGACCGTGGGGTGGGGCGTGCTCGCCGCCCTGGTCGGCCCGCTGGCCGCGATCACCGTCTCCGGCGTGCTCCTGCTCGCCACCCCGCTCCTGCTGCCGCGAACCGCCCGTCCGGTGCCGGTCAGCTCCGGCGGGCCAGGACGTCCGGCGGTACGCTGGCCCGGCCGCGCGGCGGGGCACGCCCGCGCGTCCGGCCACCCCGACGGAGGACCCCGGTGA
- a CDS encoding GNAT family N-acetyltransferase, with protein sequence MPQPILRTDRLLLVPLADRHLELEVRLDSDAEVLRYLFSRPHPRDVVADYHARRMAQATTVDGLGFWMAFGSGDCGRESIAPASEDEGEFVGLMMLPPAHGPDQPDDPTVAELGYRLVRRHWRKGLASDASRCLLRHAFDTVGQRRVIAQTMAVNAGSRGVMEAVGMRYVRTYFPDWDEPLPGAERGEVEYEMTREMWQAR encoded by the coding sequence ATGCCCCAGCCGATCTTGCGTACCGACCGCCTGCTGCTGGTTCCCCTGGCCGACCGGCACCTCGAGCTGGAGGTACGGCTCGACTCCGACGCCGAGGTGCTCCGCTACCTGTTCAGCCGGCCGCACCCCAGGGACGTGGTGGCGGACTACCACGCCCGACGGATGGCCCAGGCCACCACGGTCGACGGTCTGGGCTTCTGGATGGCGTTCGGATCCGGCGACTGCGGGCGTGAGTCGATCGCGCCCGCGAGCGAGGACGAGGGCGAGTTCGTCGGGCTGATGATGCTCCCGCCGGCGCACGGACCCGACCAGCCCGACGACCCCACCGTCGCGGAACTGGGCTATCGCCTCGTCCGTCGGCACTGGCGCAAGGGCCTCGCCAGCGACGCGTCCCGGTGCCTGCTGCGGCACGCCTTCGACACCGTCGGGCAGCGCCGGGTGATCGCGCAGACGATGGCCGTGAACGCCGGCTCGCGGGGTGTGATGGAGGCGGTCGGCATGCGGTACGTCCGCACCTACTTCCCCGACTGGGACGAGCCGCTGCCGGGCGCGGAGCGGGGCGAGGTCGAGTACGAGATGACCCGCGAGATGTGGCAGGCCCGCTGA
- a CDS encoding alpha/beta fold hydrolase, protein MATFVLIHGGGGSAWDWHLLAPELVDLGHDAVTPELPIGDRSAGFDAFCRAVVDAVGDRRDLVVVGHSYGAFTAPLIAARLPVRLIVLLTPMIPRPGEKPGDWWAATGYRGVEGLSEEEQFYHGVPADVVAEAPAHSREQVSAEGDEPWPLDAWPDVPTRVLVAREDRFFPADFLRRVTEDRLGFPPDEVDGGHSVALSHPRQLADRLDAYLRA, encoded by the coding sequence ATGGCGACGTTCGTTCTGATCCACGGCGGCGGGGGCAGCGCCTGGGACTGGCACCTCCTGGCGCCGGAGCTGGTCGACCTCGGCCACGACGCGGTGACGCCGGAACTGCCGATCGGGGACCGGTCGGCCGGCTTCGACGCGTTCTGCCGGGCGGTCGTCGACGCGGTCGGCGACCGGCGCGATCTCGTGGTGGTCGGCCACTCCTACGGCGCGTTCACCGCGCCGCTGATCGCCGCGAGGCTGCCGGTCCGGCTGATCGTCCTGCTCACCCCGATGATCCCGAGGCCGGGGGAGAAGCCCGGCGACTGGTGGGCCGCCACCGGCTACCGGGGTGTGGAGGGGCTCAGCGAGGAGGAGCAGTTCTACCACGGCGTGCCGGCCGACGTCGTGGCCGAGGCCCCGGCCCACAGCCGCGAGCAGGTCAGCGCCGAGGGCGACGAGCCCTGGCCGCTGGACGCCTGGCCCGACGTGCCGACCAGGGTGCTCGTCGCCCGCGAGGACCGGTTCTTCCCGGCGGACTTCCTGCGCCGGGTGACCGAGGATCGGCTCGGTTTCCCACCCGACGAGGTGGACGGCGGCCACTCGGTGGCGCTCAGCCACCCGAGGCAACTCGCCGACCGGCTCGACGCCTACCTGCGGGCCTGA
- a CDS encoding HEAT repeat domain-containing protein, producing MTLADLLDIADGTRDDDPWPLVRELAAGGDAGLAAPARAAFERCVRERNWYGRDLVAHVLAGLSGGDAFPLLLHAFAHRDEDADDGEQLGMAVSRATRADRAAARSVVLPMLHDPDPLMRRAALWALDDVYEPSDLATLREALTDPDPVIRRTALNSLPAVNSDPQAYALVLAALRDPDEWVRHHAVLLLAWSAPPAVVDHLVPLVPDPARYVRSVLGEAIGRRAADSDRVPAADAALRVLLADPESAVRAGAVRGLGLLGVPLDALRTRLDDPDWWVRAAVAGVLATGLRRWPGGRPLLRRLSEDTDPTVRATASAALRDTDGGR from the coding sequence GTGACGCTGGCCGACCTGCTCGACATCGCCGACGGCACCCGGGACGACGACCCGTGGCCGCTGGTGCGGGAGCTGGCCGCCGGCGGCGACGCCGGCCTGGCCGCCCCGGCGCGGGCCGCGTTCGAGCGGTGCGTGCGCGAGCGCAACTGGTACGGCCGGGACCTGGTCGCCCACGTCCTGGCCGGGCTGTCCGGCGGGGACGCCTTCCCGCTGCTGCTGCACGCGTTCGCCCACCGCGACGAGGACGCCGACGACGGCGAGCAGCTCGGCATGGCGGTGAGCAGGGCCACCCGCGCGGATCGCGCCGCCGCCCGGTCCGTCGTCCTGCCGATGCTCCACGACCCCGACCCGCTGATGCGCCGGGCCGCGCTGTGGGCGCTGGACGACGTCTACGAGCCGTCCGACCTGGCGACGCTGCGCGAGGCGCTGACCGATCCCGACCCGGTGATCCGGCGGACCGCGCTGAACTCGCTGCCGGCCGTGAACAGCGACCCGCAGGCGTACGCGCTGGTCCTCGCGGCCCTGCGCGACCCGGACGAGTGGGTCCGGCACCACGCCGTGCTGCTGCTCGCCTGGTCCGCGCCGCCGGCGGTGGTGGACCACCTGGTGCCGCTGGTCCCCGATCCGGCCCGGTACGTCCGGTCGGTGCTGGGCGAGGCGATCGGCCGCCGGGCCGCGGACAGCGACCGGGTCCCGGCGGCGGACGCCGCGCTGCGGGTGCTGCTCGCCGACCCCGAGTCGGCGGTACGGGCCGGCGCGGTCCGTGGCCTCGGCCTGCTCGGCGTGCCGCTGGACGCGCTGCGGACCCGGCTCGACGACCCGGACTGGTGGGTGCGGGCGGCCGTCGCCGGCGTCCTCGCCACCGGGCTGCGACGCTGGCCGGGAGGCCGTCCACTGCTGCGCCGGCTGAGCGAGGACACCGACCCGACCGTGCGGGCGACCGCGTCGGCGGCCTTGCGCGACACCGACGGCGGGCGCTGA
- a CDS encoding class I SAM-dependent DNA methyltransferase codes for MTTEQVRQAYASVADLYIDLFGTSGQVHADDLAFIRRHLAGRSGPVLDLGCGPGHLTDFLRSLGGDATGFDIVPEFVAHARATHPGGRYVFGSMERLPVADGGAAGILAWGSVIHLPPPDLDGVLAEFRRVTAPGATVVCGIFVGDEVAAFDHKVTTAYRWPVDEFSARLAAAGFTEVERLHRPGDGARRPHAAVAAVRTAD; via the coding sequence ATGACCACGGAACAGGTCCGGCAGGCGTACGCGTCGGTGGCGGATCTCTACATCGACCTGTTCGGGACGAGCGGGCAGGTCCACGCCGACGACCTCGCGTTCATCCGGCGGCACCTGGCCGGCCGGTCCGGGCCGGTGCTCGACCTGGGCTGCGGACCGGGCCACCTCACCGACTTCCTCCGCTCCCTCGGCGGCGACGCCACGGGGTTCGACATCGTGCCCGAGTTCGTCGCCCACGCCCGGGCCACCCACCCGGGCGGCCGGTACGTGTTCGGGTCGATGGAGCGGCTCCCGGTCGCCGACGGCGGCGCCGCCGGCATCCTGGCCTGGGGCTCGGTGATCCACCTGCCGCCGCCCGACCTCGACGGGGTGCTCGCCGAGTTCCGCCGGGTGACCGCGCCGGGCGCGACAGTGGTGTGCGGCATCTTCGTCGGCGACGAGGTCGCCGCGTTCGACCACAAGGTCACCACCGCCTACCGCTGGCCGGTGGACGAGTTCTCCGCCCGGCTGGCGGCGGCCGGCTTCACCGAGGTGGAGCGCCTGCACCGGCCCGGTGACGGCGCCCGCCGCCCGCACGCCGCCGTCGCGGCGGTCCGGACCGCCGACTGA
- a CDS encoding MFS transporter, with protein sequence MLASRTVGGLVADTAGWRALFVVAAVVAVLLAVLLHRAIPPLAPRTRMAYPRLVASVGAVVVRERAVRWTLVLAATGFATFSLFWTALTFLLSGPPFRYPAPVIGLFGLAGLAGVLAGLRGGRLHDRGRSLPATGVAWALALGAFVVAAFTGRSVVLLVVAVVMIDVALQTQALLNRARLFALSDEARSRLNTALAAGNFVGAAVGSAAATTLWAVGGWTAITITGAALCCLALTVWARGRRGPLVVRVAGAVHVEQRRRRVQAAASRH encoded by the coding sequence ATCCTCGCCTCCCGTACGGTCGGCGGCCTGGTCGCCGACACCGCCGGCTGGCGGGCGCTCTTCGTCGTCGCCGCCGTCGTCGCGGTCCTGCTCGCGGTCCTGCTCCACCGCGCGATCCCACCGCTGGCACCGCGGACGCGCATGGCGTACCCCCGGCTCGTCGCCTCGGTCGGCGCGGTGGTCGTGCGGGAGCGGGCGGTCCGGTGGACGCTGGTCCTGGCCGCCACCGGCTTCGCCACGTTCTCGCTGTTCTGGACGGCGCTGACGTTCCTGCTCAGCGGCCCGCCGTTCCGGTATCCGGCGCCGGTGATCGGGTTGTTCGGGCTGGCCGGCCTCGCCGGTGTCCTCGCCGGACTGCGCGGCGGCCGGTTGCACGACCGTGGCCGGTCGCTCCCGGCCACCGGCGTCGCCTGGGCGTTGGCACTCGGCGCCTTCGTCGTCGCGGCGTTCACCGGCCGTTCCGTGGTCCTGCTCGTCGTCGCGGTCGTCATGATCGACGTGGCCCTCCAGACCCAGGCGCTGCTCAACCGGGCGCGACTGTTCGCCCTCTCCGACGAGGCCCGCAGCCGACTCAACACGGCGCTGGCCGCCGGCAACTTCGTCGGCGCCGCCGTCGGCTCCGCCGCCGCGACCACGCTGTGGGCCGTCGGCGGCTGGACCGCGATCACGATCACCGGAGCGGCGCTGTGCTGCCTCGCGCTCACCGTGTGGGCGCGGGGGCGCCGGGGACCGCTGGTGGTCCGGGTAGCCGGGGCCGTACACGTCGAGCAGCGCCGGCGGCGGGTGCAGGCCGCCGCCAGTCGCCACTAG
- a CDS encoding class I SAM-dependent DNA methyltransferase yields MDESDWLADTRTSYDTVAADYADLLRDALAEEPFQRGILALFAELARARGSGPIADVGCGPGRLTGHLHRLGLDAFGVDLSPAMIEVARRDHPGLRFEVGTMTCLDLADESLTGLLAWFSLIHVPDAEVPTVLAEFHRVLRPGGVVLLGFHAGDGSRLKTEGYGGHPMRVYVHRRPPERVAGWLAAAGFTVEAEMAHHPAPGVEGGFVFAHR; encoded by the coding sequence GTGGACGAATCCGACTGGCTCGCCGACACCCGGACCTCCTACGACACGGTGGCGGCCGACTACGCCGACCTGCTGCGCGACGCGCTCGCCGAGGAACCGTTCCAGCGCGGGATCCTCGCGCTCTTCGCCGAGCTGGCGCGGGCCCGGGGAAGCGGCCCGATCGCCGACGTGGGCTGCGGACCGGGCCGGCTCACCGGCCACCTGCACCGGCTCGGCCTGGACGCGTTCGGCGTCGACCTGTCCCCGGCGATGATCGAGGTGGCCCGACGCGACCATCCCGGCCTGCGGTTCGAGGTGGGCACCATGACGTGCCTCGACCTGGCCGACGAGAGCCTCACCGGGCTGCTCGCCTGGTTCTCGCTCATCCACGTCCCGGACGCCGAGGTGCCCACGGTCCTCGCCGAGTTCCACCGGGTGCTGCGGCCGGGCGGCGTCGTGCTGCTCGGGTTCCACGCCGGCGACGGCAGCCGGCTCAAGACCGAGGGGTACGGCGGTCACCCGATGCGCGTGTACGTGCACCGCCGGCCGCCGGAGCGGGTCGCGGGCTGGCTGGCGGCGGCCGGGTTCACCGTGGAGGCCGAGATGGCACACCATCCGGCCCCGGGTGTCGAGGGCGGGTTCGTCTTCGCCCACCGCTGA
- a CDS encoding YdeI/OmpD-associated family protein — MPSAELDELVVGDADELRAWLSAHHATSPGVWLALTRKGGTVTTLTWQQAVDEALCFGWIDGQARKRDEHSSWIRFTPRRPRSIWSRRNVAHVARLEEQGRMRPAGRAAVEAAQADGRWAAAYAPPSEAEVPADLLAAVAAEPAAQAMFDVLTKGNRFALIHRLNAVKRAETRARKIDEFVAMLARHETFHPQRAKPPAAP, encoded by the coding sequence ATGCCGAGCGCCGAGCTGGACGAGTTGGTCGTCGGGGACGCCGACGAGTTGCGCGCGTGGTTGTCGGCCCACCATGCCACGTCACCCGGCGTGTGGCTGGCCCTGACCAGGAAGGGCGGCACCGTGACCACGCTGACCTGGCAGCAGGCGGTCGACGAGGCGCTCTGCTTCGGTTGGATCGACGGCCAGGCCCGCAAGCGCGACGAGCACAGCTCCTGGATCCGGTTCACCCCGCGCCGCCCGCGCAGTATCTGGTCGCGACGCAACGTCGCGCACGTGGCCCGGCTGGAGGAGCAGGGGCGGATGCGGCCCGCCGGCCGCGCGGCGGTGGAGGCCGCGCAGGCCGACGGGCGGTGGGCCGCGGCCTACGCGCCGCCGTCGGAGGCGGAGGTGCCGGCCGACCTGCTCGCCGCCGTCGCCGCCGAGCCCGCGGCGCAGGCCATGTTCGACGTGCTCACCAAGGGCAACCGCTTCGCGCTGATCCACCGCCTCAACGCGGTCAAGCGGGCGGAGACCCGGGCCCGCAAGATCGACGAGTTCGTCGCCATGCTGGCCCGCCACGAGACGTTCCATCCACAGCGGGCGAAACCTCCGGCCGCACCGTGA
- a CDS encoding LysR family transcriptional regulator, which translates to MDTEAVRSFVRAAELGQLQRAADELGVTQQAVSKRVAALERELAVRLFTRTARGVDLTLDGRSFLPHARRVVAHADRAVAAVRPGSRAPRVDVLGLRSAQAVLLHDYWRSRPGVHLDVVTLRLDDPRRVAAAVAAGDLDAAFRTVTDPATLPPDVRMVHAFDSPLELLVGPRHPLAAAGTLTPAELRGHRIWVPGIVAGSEWSEFYDRLTAAFDLRIDATGPNFGTEVLLDTLADSADLATLVGARDRYLWPAGHDLRRIPIEGPTLAYPISLLLPADPHPALRPIIDHFAALPPLPEPVWRPAWPRVSPAARR; encoded by the coding sequence GTGGACACCGAGGCAGTGCGATCGTTCGTCCGGGCGGCCGAGCTGGGCCAGTTGCAACGCGCCGCCGACGAACTGGGCGTCACCCAGCAGGCCGTCTCGAAGCGCGTCGCCGCCCTGGAGCGTGAGCTGGCCGTCCGCCTGTTCACCCGTACCGCCCGGGGGGTCGACCTGACGCTCGACGGCCGGTCGTTCCTCCCGCACGCGCGCCGCGTCGTCGCGCACGCCGACCGCGCCGTGGCCGCGGTCCGGCCCGGCTCGCGGGCGCCGCGCGTCGACGTGCTCGGCCTGCGCAGCGCGCAGGCCGTCCTGCTGCACGACTACTGGCGGTCGCGTCCCGGCGTGCACCTCGACGTGGTGACGCTGCGGCTGGACGACCCGCGCCGGGTCGCCGCCGCCGTCGCGGCCGGTGACCTCGACGCCGCGTTCCGCACCGTCACCGACCCGGCCACCCTGCCGCCCGACGTGCGGATGGTGCACGCGTTCGACTCCCCGCTGGAACTCCTCGTCGGCCCCCGGCACCCGCTCGCCGCCGCCGGCACGCTCACCCCGGCCGAGCTGCGCGGGCACCGGATCTGGGTGCCGGGCATCGTGGCCGGCAGCGAGTGGTCGGAGTTCTACGACCGGCTGACCGCCGCGTTCGACCTGCGTATCGACGCCACCGGCCCGAACTTCGGCACCGAGGTCCTGCTCGACACGCTGGCCGACTCCGCCGACCTGGCCACCCTCGTCGGCGCCCGCGACCGCTACCTCTGGCCGGCCGGGCACGACCTGCGGCGTATCCCGATCGAGGGGCCGACGCTCGCGTACCCGATCTCGCTCCTGCTGCCGGCGGACCCGCACCCGGCGCTGCGCCCGATCATCGACCACTTCGCGGCCCTGCCGCCGCTTCCCGAGCCGGTCTGGCGCCCGGCCTGGCCACGGGTCAGCCCGGCGGCGCGGCGGTGA
- a CDS encoding nitroreductase family deazaflavin-dependent oxidoreductase: MSDWNDKIIAEFRANGGRVGGQFAGAPLLLLHTVGARSGEPRVHPMMYQELDGGYAVFASKAGAPTNPDWYHNLLAHPKVTAEIGTDTVDLVARVADGDERERIWDAQKAAYPGFADYERKTSRQIPVVVLEPAP, from the coding sequence GTGAGCGACTGGAACGACAAGATCATCGCTGAGTTCCGGGCCAACGGCGGCCGGGTGGGCGGCCAGTTCGCCGGCGCGCCGCTGCTGCTGTTGCACACCGTCGGCGCCCGCAGCGGCGAGCCCCGGGTCCACCCGATGATGTACCAGGAGCTGGACGGCGGCTACGCGGTGTTCGCGTCCAAGGCCGGTGCGCCCACCAATCCCGACTGGTACCACAACCTGCTCGCCCACCCGAAGGTCACGGCGGAGATCGGCACGGACACCGTCGACCTGGTCGCCCGGGTCGCCGACGGCGACGAGCGGGAGCGCATCTGGGACGCGCAGAAGGCGGCGTACCCGGGCTTCGCCGACTACGAGCGGAAGACGAGCCGGCAGATCCCGGTCGTCGTGCTGGAGCCCGCGCCGTAG
- a CDS encoding OsmC family protein, with product MDQFAVVVGAGSLRSSAADVVRFPHRWTPEGVTVAADFTGAHLLHVAAAGCVLNDVYREAGELGIRVDGVRVTASGGFDTRTWASTGITYRVELRSPASADELDRLLARVDEVAEIPRALRAGAPVRRADLP from the coding sequence GTGGATCAGTTCGCCGTGGTGGTCGGTGCCGGCTCGCTCCGGTCGAGCGCGGCCGACGTGGTCCGGTTCCCGCACCGCTGGACGCCGGAGGGCGTGACGGTCGCCGCCGACTTCACCGGGGCGCACCTCCTGCACGTCGCCGCGGCGGGTTGCGTGCTCAACGACGTCTACCGGGAGGCCGGTGAGCTGGGCATCCGCGTCGACGGGGTGCGGGTGACCGCCTCGGGCGGCTTCGACACGCGGACCTGGGCCTCCACCGGCATCACCTACCGGGTGGAGCTTCGGTCGCCCGCGTCCGCCGACGAGCTGGACCGATTGCTGGCGCGGGTCGACGAGGTGGCCGAGATCCCGCGCGCCCTGCGCGCCGGCGCCCCGGTGCGACGCGCCGACCTGCCCTAG